Part of the Jatrophihabitans sp. GAS493 genome, GGTCAATCCTGAATTCCAACTGCTGGTCGGTGGCGGCTTCGACGATTTTCAGGCCGACGACTTCGCCAATACCGTGCTTCCGATCTACCCCGCGACAGCGAAACTGCGCAGTTGGACGATCGCGAAGACCGTCGACACCGTCCTCGCCGCCCTCGATCGGGTCCCCGACCCACTCTCCGACGAACTCCTCCTCGGCCATCGCCTGCTCAGCCTCGATGCGGCGCTGCGGCAGATGCATCGACCGAAGGACTGGGCGGAGTGGGCCGCGGCGAAGAAGCGGCTGAAGTGGGACGAGGCGCTCGGAGTGCAGCTCGCGCTGGCTCAGCGCCGGATGATCTCCCGGGCCAACCCGGCAACGCCCCGACCGCCGCGGGCGGATGGGTTGCTGACCACCTTCGATCAGCGGCTGCCCTTCGAGCTCACCGCCGGGCAGCGCGAGGTGGGTCGGCTACTCACCGAAGAACTGGCGAGCACGCAGGGCATGCAGCGACTGCTGCAGGGCGAGGTCGGGTCGGGGAAGACGATCGTCGCGCTGCGAGCCATGCTGCAGGTGGTCGACGCCGGCGGCCAGGCGGCGCTGCTGGCCCCGACCGAGGTGCTCGCCACCCAACACGCCCGCTCGATCGAACTGATGCTGGGTGAGCTGGCCCAGGCCGGTCGGCTCGGCGGGAGCGAGAACGCCACCCGCGTCGCGCTGCTCACCGGCTCGCTGCCGACCAAGGCGCGGCGGGCGGCGCTCCTGGACGTGGCCGGGGGAGCGGCCGGCATCGTCGTGGGCACTCATGCCCTCATTCAGGAGCATGTCTCGTTCGCTGAGCTGGGGTTCGTCGTCGTCGACGAGCAGCACCGCTTCGGCGTCGAGCAGCGCGACGCGCTGCGCGGCAAGGCCGAGCGTCCACCACACCTGCTGGTGATGACGGCGACGCCGATCCCGCGCACGGTGGCGATGACGGTGTTCGGGGACCTGGAGACCTCAGTGCTCTCCGAACTGCCGAAGGGTCGATCACCGATCTCGACGTCGGTCGTGGGGGTCCGCGAGCACCCGGCCTGGCTGGCCCGGGTCTGGCAGCGGATCATCGAGGAGGTCGGGTCCGGACATCAGGCCTTCATCGTCTGCCCCCGTATCGGTGACGGACAGCCCGAATCGGACAGCGATCCCGACGATGCGCCGCCCGAAGAGGCTCAGGCCAGCACCCGGCGGTCGCCGCTGGCCGCCACCGAGGTGATCACCATGCTCGCCGATGGGGCGCTGGCGGGACTGCGTCTCGGACTGCTGCACGGGCGCCTGGCGCCCGACGAGAAGGATCGGGTCATGTCCGCCTTCTCCGCCGGTGACCTGGACGTACTCGTCTCCACCACTGTCGTCGAGGTGGGAGTCGATGTGCCGAACGCGACGGTGATGGTTGTGCTCGACGCTGAACGCTTCGGCGTCTCGCAGCTGCATCAGCTGCGCGGACGTATCGGGCGGGGTAGCGCGGCCGGGGTCTGTCTGTTGGTCACCGAGACACCCGAGGGTTCCCCGTCGCGAGAGCGCCTGGACGCAGTAGCCGCCACCTCGGACGGCTTCGAGCTGGCGCAACTGGACCTGGAACAGCGGCGTGAGGGTGACGTGCTCGGGGCGAGTCAATCCGGGCGACGATCGCAACTCAAGCTGCTATCCCTGCTGCGCGACGCCGAGATCATCGCCGAAGCCCGGGATGTCGCCAACGATCTGGTGGTCGGCGATCATCTGCTGCGAAAGCATCCCGAGTTGGCGGCTTGGCTCGCCTCGTTGGTCGATCAGAGCCAGGTCGACTTTCTGGAGAAGGCATGACCAGGATCATCGCCGGCCTGGCCCGGGGGCGGCGGCTGAGCGTCGCGGCCAGCGGCACCCGCCCGACCTCGGATCGGGCCCGCGAGGGCCTGTTCAACTCGCTGCAGACAATGATGGACCTGGACGGGGTCAGGATTCTCGACCTCTACGCGGGGAGCGGGGCCATCGGGCTGGAGGCGCTGTCGCGGGGAGCTGCTCAGGCGACGATGGTAGAGCGCACCCGCGCGGCCGCACAGGTTCTGCGGGCCAACGTGGCGGCCGTCGGACTGCCCGGCGCCGAGGTAGTGGAGCAGCCGGTCGAGCTCTATCTCAGCAGCTCGATCTCGCCTGGCCCGGAGCAGCAGCCGCGCTCCGGGTTCGATCTGGTGGTGGCCGATCCGCCCTACGCGATGCCCCGGGGCGACCTGGATCCGGTGCTGGCCGCCCTCTGTCGTCCCGGTTGGCTAAGCCCCGATGCCATCGTCGTGGTCGAGCGTTCCGCCCGTGGCCCGGCACTGGTGTGGCCACCGGCACTGGAGCAGATCAAAGCGAAGCGCTATGGCGAGGCGGCGCTTTGGTACGGTCAGCAGCGATGACTGAATCAGCCTTGGTTCGACGCGCAATCTGTCCGGGGTCCTTCGACCCCGTGACCAACGGTCACCTGGACATCATCGGCCGATCAGCCGCTCTCTACGATGAGCTGGTCGTCGCCGTCTTCGTCAACCAGTCGAAGTCGTCGATGTTCTCGGTGGACGAACGCATCGACATGCTCACCGAGGCAACTGTCGCCTACCCGAACGTCCGGATCGAAGCCTTTCAAGGCCTGGTCGTCGACTACTGCCGAGCGCACGACATCCCGGTGATCGTCAAGGGTCTGCGGGCGGTCAGCGACTTCGACTACGAGCTGCAGATGGCCCAGATGAATCGGAACATGGCCGGCGTCGACACACTCTTCATGCCGACCAATCCCGAGTACAGCTTCCTGGCCTCCAGCCTGGTCAAGGAGATCGCGAACTGGAGCGGCGACGTCAGCGCGCTGGTCCCGCCCCATGTGCTGCAGCGCTTGGCCGAACGAGCGAAGCACCACCAGCGAGCGACCGATGAGTGATCAGGCGCTGCGCCGGGCGGACGAGCTGCTCACCGAGCTGGTCGAGATCGTGGAGACCGCACGGGCGGTCCCGATGTCCTCCTCCTGCGTCATCGGGCGCGAGCACGTCCTGGACATTCTCGACGATCTGCGCGACGTAATGCCGCCAGAGATGGCCGAGGCCAGGCGGGTAGTGGCTCAGCGCGATGATCTGCTCCGTTCGGCGACCGAGACGGAAGCACTCGCGCGGAGTCAGAGCGAGCAACTCGTGCGTGACAGCCGGGAGGCGGCCGAACGCGCCGCCGATCAGATAGTGGCCGACGCCCGGACCCAGGCTGAGCAACTGCTGACCATCGCCCAGCAGCAGGCCTACGAACTCGTGGAGAGTGGCCGGGCTGAGCACGGCCGGCTGGTGTCGGCCACCTCGGTTCATCACGCCGCCGCCGAGCAGGCCGAGCAGTTGCGAGCCGAGACCACGGCCGAGGCCAAGGCCGTGCGTCGGCAGGCCCAGGTCGAGGCCTCTGACATTCGCAGTGACGCCGAACGGGCCTCCCGCACCATGCGCCTGGAGAGCGACGGCTACGCGGATCGAACGCTGGTAGACCTGATCGAGGTGCTGCGCAAGGCCGCAGTCACCGCCGAACAGGGGCGCCGCGCCCTGGCCGCCCGTCGTGATACCCCTCCTCCGGTCGGTTCTGAGCCGGCCTCGGTGGCGGATCCAGCCGCCCCGACCGTGGCCCCGACCGTGGCCCCGAGCACAGCCGATGCACCAGCGGAGTCGGACGCCCCGGTCACCCAGCCGGCGGCAGATGCGACAGCATCGGCGGATGACCTCCCCGGCCGGGCGGAGCCGGCGACCGAGAAGTAGCCGCTCAGTGGCCGATTAGCAGCCAGCGTCTGTGGTGGGTTAAGCTGACTCTCGGCCTCAATTCGACCGGGCCAGTAAACGCATGCCTGAGAAAACGACACCGAAGCACCTCGACCCCCGCGCACCGCTGGTTCTCGATACCCGAGATCTTGGCCGCCGCCCCGGGGCCATGCTCCCGCTTCAGCGTCGTGTTCCCGCGCCTGCGGGGCTGGCTCTGGACCTCGTCGGGGTCGCTGAAGGTGCAACACTCACGCTCGATCTGCAGATGCAGTCGGTCACCGAAGGTGTGCTGATTACCGGCACGGTGTCCGCTCCGTTGCAGGGCGAGTGTGGCCGTTGCCTGGAGGCGATCGACGATGAGCTCGCCGCTGAGATCTGTGAGATGTTCGCCTATCCGGAGAGCACCACGGATGACACCAGCGAGGAAGACGAGGTCTACCGGATCGTCGACGATCTACTCGACCTCGAACCGGTAGTGCGTGACGTGGTGGTACTGGGCCTGCCCATGACCCCGCTCTGTCGGCCGGACTGTGCCGGGCTCTGCCCCACCTGTGGGGTTGCCCTGGACGATCTGCCGGCTGATCACACGCACGACACGGTCGATCCTCGGTGGGCGGCACTTGCCGCGTTCGCTACCGAGGAGCGCTCGTCGCAAGACCGTTCAGCTCCAGCCGTGTCGGAGTCGGACACCCAGCAGTAGGCACGTCGCTCAACCAGATCGCAGATCGAGCGACGCGCCACCCGTGCAAACGAATCAGGAGTATCGACGTGGCCGTACCCAAGCGCAAAATGTCGCGCAGCAACACCCGTGCCCGGCGTTCGCAGTGGAAGACCACTGCCGTGACGCTGGTGACCTGCCCGAACCGTGCGTGTGGTGAGCAGAAGCTCCCGCACACCGCCTGTGCCAACTGCGGCCAGTACGACGGGCGCCAGGTCCTCGCGGTTTAAGGCTCGTTCGGTATATGGGCGTCACGGGTTCTGAACCGGTCGACCAGTCCGAACTGGCGGCAGAGCTCGGGGTTACTTTGGACCCCGAGCTGCTTCGGCGCGCCCTGACGCACCGCTCGTACTCGTACGAGAACGGCGCGCTGCCACATAACGAACGACTCGAATTTCTCGGCGACTCCGTCCTCGGCGTCGTGATCACCGAGACGCTGTACCGCACCCATCCCGATCTGCCGGAGGGGAAGCTGGCCAAGCTGCGCTCCTCCGTCGTGAACATGCGTGCGCTGGCCGGCGTGGCCCGCGGCATCGGCGACGAAGGCCTCGGCTCCTTCGTGCGGCTGGGACGCGGGGAAGAGGCGACGGGTGGCCGGGACAAGACGAGCATCCTGGCTGACACCCTGGAGGCGATCCTGGGTGCGATCTACCTCGAGCACGGGCTCACCGAGGCCGAACGGGTTATTCACATGCTCTTCGACCAGATCGTCAGCGAGGCGGCCAATCACGGCGCCGGTCTGGACTGGAAGACCAGCCTGCAGGAGTTGACCGCGCAGCTGTCGATCGGTGTTCCCGAATACGTGATCTCCTCCGCTGGTCCCGATCACCTCAAGACCTTCACCGCGCAGGCCAGCGTCCAGGGAGAGCTCTTCGACGCCTGCCAGGGGCGTAACAAGAAGGAGGCCGAGCAGGCCGCGGCTGAGGCCGCCTGGCGCGTGCTGGCCGAGCGGAACGTCACCGCCGCCGACACGGTTGCGCAGCCTTAGTTCTACGCCGCTGATCCGATGTCGCTGATCCGATGTCACTGATCTGAACGCGCTGACCCACGTCGCCGATGCCTGAACTCCCCGAAGTTGAGACCGTTAGAGCCGGACTTGAACGCTGGATCGTCGGTCGCACGATCGAGAGTGTCGAGGTCTCCCACCCTCGCGCAGTGCGCCGTCATCTTCCCGGCGCAGTCGATTTCTCCTCTCGTCTGGCCGGCCGGACGGTGGCGCGAGTGCGCCGGCGCGGCAAGTACCTCTGGCTGGAGCTGGCCGACTCCGATCTCTGCGTGGTCGGCCATCTCGGTATGAGTGGTCAACTGCTCATCCAGCCACCCGAAGCCCCGGACGAGCGGCACCTGCATGTTCGAGTGCGCTTCACCGACTCCGGATCGCAGCTGCGCTTCGTCGATCAGCGGACCTTCGGCGGCCTCATGTTGGACGAGCTGCGGCCGGCGGTCGATCTGGCCGGCGACACGGTGCCGGGCCAGATCTCCCACATCGCTCGGGATCCGCTTGACCCGGCCCTGGATGAGGCGGCGCTGCGCCGGCGGATGCGTGCCCGCAGCAGCGCCATCAAGCGCACCCTGCTCGACCAGAGCATCCTCTCCGGCGTCGGGAACATCTACGCCGACGAGTCGCTCTGGCGTTCTCGTCTGCACCCGGAGCAGCTCACCTCCCGGTTGAACGCCCCGCAGTTTCAACGGCTGCTGAGCGACGTACGGGACGTGCTCAACGAGTCGCTCGTGGCCGGCGGAACTTCGTTCGACTCCCTCTACGTGAACGTCAACGGAGAGAGTGGCTACTTCGATCGCACGCTGAACGCCTACGGTCGCGAGGATGAGCCGTGCCGGCGCTGTGGGACCGCGATCCGGCGGGTGTCGTTCATGAACCGCTCCAGTTTCTTCTGCCCGGCCTGTCAGCGGACGCCCAGACGCGTGCCGGGACCGGCCCGCGGCTGAGGGCCTGTGGACGGCTGATAATCGCTGGAGGCACAACACCTAGTGCCGGCGGCGGTTGTTGACCAGATGATGTGCGAGTGGGACCATTGACAGACGTACGGGACAGCTGCGCGCGAGAAATCTGCGTCGCGCCCCTTCTCGTTGCGTCACACGAACTCACTTCCTCGTCGTGGGTGCCCGTTCCTCTGGGCCGTGATGGGGTCCTGTGTCGTGAACAAGATCGGTAGTCAGAGACAGATGTGGCCGGTGTTCACCCGAGCCACCCGTGAAGTTGGAAGGCAGTCACATGGCGCGCGCATTGTTGGGATACGTCGGCAGCGGATCAGAGCAGTTGCTCGTTCTGGAGGCCGCGCAACTGCGACGTCGGGTTCAGGCCCTTGAAGCTGAGGTCGCCGAGCTACGGGCCCAGCTGGCCGAAGGAATCGACTCGTCGATGGATCTTGAGCTGCACCGTTTCACCGAAGCGGCCGAGCCTGTTCTTGCCTGAACGTTGACGCGATAGATTGACCCGGTCCCCGGGTGGGGCTGTTATTCGCGTCACGCTGATTCAGGAGATTCGTGCACCTCAAGTCGCTGACACTGCGGGGCTTCAAGTCCTTCGCATCGGCCACCACGCTGCGTTTCGAGCCGGGCATCACCGCCGTCGTCGGACCCAACGGCTCAGGTAAGAGCAACGTCGTCGACGCGATCGCGTGGGTACTCGGCGAGCAGGGCGCCAAGGCGCTACGCGGCGGCAAGATGGAGGACGTCATCTTCGCCGGCACCGCCGGTCGTGCGCCGCTCGGGCGCGCTGAGGTCACGCTCACCATCGACAACGCCGACGGCAAGCTGCCGATCGACTACACCGAAGTCTCGATTACCCGGCGGATGTTCCGCGACGGTGCCAGCGAGTACGAGATCAACGGGGAATCGGCCCGCCTGCTCGACATCCAGGAACTGCTCTCCGACTCCGGCATCGGGCGTGAGATGCACGTCATCGTCGGCCAGGGGCAGCTCGACGCGGTGCTGCAGGCCCGGCCCGAAGACCGCCGCGGCTTCATCGAAGAGGCCGCCGGGGTACTCAAGCACCGCAAGCGCAAAGAGAAGGCCATCCGCAAGCTGGACGCGATGCAGGCCAACCTCACCCGACTGGGAGATCTCACCAGCGAGTTGCGCCGGCAGTTGAAGCCGCTGGGAAAGCAGGCCGAGATCGCCCGCCGCGCCGCCGGGGTCCAGGCCGAGCTGCGGGATTCGCGGCTGCGCCTGCTGGCCGACGATCTGGCCACCCTGCGCGTCGAACTGGACCGGGAGGTGGCCGACGAGGAATCGATCCGGGCCCACCGGGGTCAGGTCGAGACCGACCTGGCCCAACTCCGGGGCCGCGAAACCGAGCTGGAGTCGGCGCTGGCCGCCGACGCGCCCCTGGTCACCCGTACGCAGGAGACCTGGTACCGGCTCTCGGCGCTGGAGGAGCGCTTCCGGGGCACCGCGTCGCTCGCGGCCGAACGAGCCCGGCACCTCGGAGCGGAGCCCGATCAGGATCGTCGGGGCCGCGACCCGGAGGCGATGGAGGCTGACGCCGCTCGTGTCCGCGACGAGGAGTCGGGCCTGCAGTCCGAGCTGGACGCCGCCCGGGCCGCCCTCGCCGCCGAGGTGACAGATCGTCAGGAGCAGGAGCGGCAGCTCTCCGCCGCGGAGCAGGCGCTCGTCGTCGCCGCTCGCGCCGTCGCCGATCGACGCGAAGGACTGGCCCGCCTCACCGGTCAGGTCAATGCATTGCGGGCCCGTTCCACGGCCGCGGCCCAGGAGATCGAACGCCTCAACCTCGCCGCCGGTCAGGCCCGCGAGCGAGCGGAGCAGGCCCAGACCCAGCTGCATCAGGTGCACGGCGAGGTCGGTGCGCTCGATGAGGGTGAGGTCGACCTGGACGAGCAGCACGAGAGCGCGGTCGCTGCGTTCGAGAAGATCGACGCCCGCGTCACCGAGCTGACCGAGGCATTCCGAACCGCTGAACGGGAGTCCTCAACCTGGACCACCCGCCGGGACGCGCTGGCTCTTGGCCTCAATCGCAAGGATGGCGCCGGGGCACTACTGGCCGCTGGATCCGAGCTGCCCGGAGTACTCGGATCGGTCGCCGCCCTGCTGAGCGTCGAGCACGGCCACGAAGCGGCGCTGGCGGCCGCGCTCGGAGTCGTCGCGGACGCCGTGGCCGTGAGCTCCGGGCACGACGCCACCTCCGCACTGGAGCTGCTGAAGAGCACCGACGCCGGTCGAGCCGGTCTGCTGATCGGTGGCCCCCTACCCAGCTCAGTGCCGAGCTCGACCACCGCGATCGACCGGTCGGGCTGGCCGGCCCTGCCCGACGGTGCCGTCTGGGCCAGTGATGTGGTCCGGGCGCCCGAGGCACTGCGTGCGGCGGTGGCCGAGGCGCTGCAGCTAGTGGCCGTCGTGCCGGATCTGCAGATGGCTCAGCGATTGGTCGCGGCGGCACCGGCCGTCCGTGCCGTGACGACGGCTGGAGATGTGCTCGGGACGACCTTCGCGATCGGCGGCTCGGCCTCGGCGCCGAGCGCCATCGAGATTCAGGCCGCCGTTGACGAGGCGGCCCAGAAAGCAGAAGAGGCGACCGCGGCCCACCTGCGCTTCGGCGCCGAACTGAACGACGCCCGGGCCGAACTCGACCGGGCGCGGAGCGCGGTGCAGACGGCGCTGGCCGCCCTGAACGAATCGGATGCCCGGCTGTCTGCGGTGGCCGAGACGCTGGCGGAACTCGGACAGCGCGAACGGTCGGCCATCGCCGAGGCTGAGCGGCTGGACCACGCGCGTTACGAGGCCGAGCAGGCCCGCGACCGCGACCTCGCCGGTCTCTCCGAACTCGAGGAGCGGCTGGAGGCAGCTGAGCACGTCCCTGACGACTCCGACGACCTCGGTACCGACACCCGCGACCAGTTGCGCGGCGCCGTCGCCGCCGCCCGTCAGCGCGAGATGGAGGCCCGGCTGAGCGTGCGCACCGGCGAGGAGCGGGTACGCGCGCTGAGCGGCCGCGCCGACCAGTTGATGCGGGCGGCCGAAGTGGAGCGCGCTGCGCGGATCCGGCAGCAGGAAGCAAGAGTGGCCCGGGCTCGCGGCGCGGTCATCGCGCGGGCCGTCCACGAGGGCGCGGAGCAGGCCCTGGCTAAAGTTGTTAGCTCGGTCGCTCAGGCCCAGCGCGAGCGCGACGAGGTACAGCAGGCCCGAGTCGTACGCGAGGGCGAGTTGCTCGCCCTGCGCGGTCGCAGCCGCCAGCTCGACGAGCAGCTGAATCAGCTCACCAACGCGGTGCACCGGGACGAGATCGCCCGCGCTGAGCAGCGTCTGCGCATCGAGCAACTGGAGACCCGTGCCGTCGAGGAGTACGGCGTCGAGGTGCACGACCTGATCGCTGAGTACGGGCCGGATCAGCCGACGCCGCCGAGCTCGCTGGAGATGGCTGAGTACGAGTTGGCCGCCGAGCGGGGCGAGGAGGTCGCCGCACCCCAGCCGTCGCCGTTCCACCGGCCAACCCAGGAGAAGCGGGCGGCTCGGGCCGATCGGGAGCTGGCCCTACTCGGCAAGGTGAACCCGCTGGCGCTGGAGGAGTTCGCCGCGCTCGAGGAGCGCCACCAGTTCCTGGCGACCCAGCTCGAGGACCTGAAGGCGACCCGTCGGGATCTGCTAACCGTGGTGAAGGAGGTGGACGACCGCATTCTGGAGGTCTTCACCAGCGCCTACCACGACGTCGCCCGCGAGTTCGAGGTCGTCTTCGCAACGCTCTTCCCCGGTGGGGAGGGGCGACTGATCCTCACCGAGCCCGACGACATGCTGCTCACCGGCATCGACATCGAAGCGCGCCCGCCCGGCAAGAAGGTGAAGCGCCTGTCGCTGCTCTCCGGTGGTGAGCGGTCGCTGACCGCGGTGGCGCTGCTGGTAGCGATCTTCCGGGCCCGTCCTAGTCCGTTCTATGTCATGGACGAGATCGAGGCGGCCCTGGACGACGTGAACCTCGGTCGCCTGATCGCCCTCATCGGCGAGCTGCGGGCCAGCAGCCAGATCATCATCATCACGCATCAGAAGCGCACGATGGAGGTGGCGGATGCTCTCTACGGAGTCACCATGCGCGGCGACGGAATCACCCAGGTGATCAGCCAACGTCTGCATGACTCGGACCGGGTGAGCGTCGGCGCCTCCTAACGCCGATCTGACCGGATCTGCGTCACAGCCGGTAGCGATTTCAGCAAGCTCATAGGTCTTTCGCTTAGGGTGGTGCTGTGACTTCTCTTCGACTGCGCCACCGGCGCCGCCTGCTCATCTCGGTTTCGATCGCCGCCGCTGTGGCTCTCCTGGCCACCGGCTGCACTTCATCGAAGTCGGACAACAACGCCGCGGCGCAGACGACCGGTACCACCGACTCGGCCTCCACCTCTGCGGCGAGCGCCACCCCGACTCCGGCCCCGACGGCAACGCCGACCCCGGCCGGCAAGCCGGTGCACATCTCCTCGGTCGAGTCCGATGGATCGGTCTGGGGTGTCGGCATGCCGATCATCCTCAAGTTCAACGTCGCCCCCAAGACGTCGACCGACTTCCTGAAAGCCACCACGGTCACCGTGAACGGGCAGCCGGCCAACGGCGCCTGGTACTTCGAGGACTCCTCGTCCTTCCCCGGCACCGTGATGGAGGCGCACTACCGTCCGAAGACCTACTGGCCGGCCAACGCCAGGATCGTCATGACGGCGAATACCAAGGACGTGAGCGCCGGTGCCGGGCTCTACTTCGACGACAACTTCAGCCTCTCGATGGCAACCAGCGATGCGCGCATCGGCGTCGTGGACGCCGTCAGCCTGCAGATGACGGTCACTCTCAACGGGGCGCGATGGGGCACCTTCCCGGTCTCGCTCGGCTCGGAGAAGACACCCACGCAGAACGGCACGAAGGTGATCATGGAGAAGGGCGCCGTGGTCCGCATGACCGGCCCCGGCTACGACGAGTGCTGCGTCAAATGGACTCAGCGACTCACCTACGGCGGCGAGTATCTGCATGCGGCTCCGTGGAACACCAAGAACCTCGGCAAGCGCAGCACCTCCAACGGATGCACCAACCTCTCGACCGACAACGCCAAGAAGCTCTATAGCTTCCTGCAGCAGGGCGACCCGATTCAGTACCCGAACGCCAACGGCCCGGCGATGAAGATCGGTGACGGCTACGGCGACTGGAACGTGCCGTGGCCGGTCTACTCGGCCGGTGGCGCCCTCCTCACGCACACCTGAGCGAGCGGCGCGGCTCGTACCGCAGGGTCGAGTCGAGCGCGCCGAAATGTACTAGCGGCAAGGGACGGTCACGGCGACTGGAAGAATGGTCGCCGTGACCTACCTGTGGATCTCTCTGGCCATCGTCCTGCTCGCCGTGGTGGCGGTGGCGACGTTTCTCGCAGTCCGCGGACGACGCGGGTCGGCGGTACCGCCGCCGGCGCCGGGGGTCGACTACCGACCAGGGGTCGGTGACGACGCCGAGGAGCCGAGGGATGCTCCGAAACGGTCGATCACCACGATCGCCAATCTGCCGGACCTCGATGTTCCTACCGCACCGCCGGCCACTCCCGTCCCCGCCGTACCGCCGGTTACCGCCGCGCCCGAGCTCGATGTCCCGGAGGAGACCGGTGGGCGCCTGCTTCGGCTCCGTTCTCGTCTGGCCCGGTCGCAGAGCTCGCTCGGGCGGGGTCTGCTCTCGGTACTCTCTCGGGAGAATCTCGACGACGACGCGTGGGATGAGATAGAAGAGTCGCTGCTGATGGCCGACGTGGGCGTGGCGGCGACCACGGAGATCGTCGATCATCTCAAGACCCGCACCAAGGTGCTCGGCACGCGTAGCCAGGGTGAGCTCAGGGCGCTGCTGGCCGAGGAACTGGTGACTGCGCTGCAGCCGGAGCTTGATCGGTCTTTGAAGACGACTCCACACGCCGATCGTCCGGCGGTGCTGATGGTAGTGGGGGTCAACGGCACCGGGAAGACGACGACCTGCGGAAAGTTGGCACGCGTGCTGGTGGCCGATGGCCGTTCGGTCCTGCTGGGCGCCGCCGACACTTTCCGCGCCGCGGCCAGCGAGCAGTTGGCGACCTGGGGGGACCGCGTCGGCGCCCGCACAGTACGTGGCCCCGAGGCGGCCGACCCGGCCAGTGTCGCCTTCGACGCGCTGAAGCAGGGCACCGAGGCGAGGGTCGACACCGTGCTGATCGACACCGCTGGCCGGCTGCATA contains:
- the recG gene encoding ATP-dependent DNA helicase RecG: MAKMTTPLVEVVGDRTAKLFSSSLQIETVADLLRHYPRRLAERGELTDLASLRLDEDVTVLAEVRSIQNFSNFSRKSSGNRRLERAEVIVGDGRGTLALTFFNAGWKVRDLTVGTRALFAGKVGEFRNKRQLVNPEFQLLVGGGFDDFQADDFANTVLPIYPATAKLRSWTIAKTVDTVLAALDRVPDPLSDELLLGHRLLSLDAALRQMHRPKDWAEWAAAKKRLKWDEALGVQLALAQRRMISRANPATPRPPRADGLLTTFDQRLPFELTAGQREVGRLLTEELASTQGMQRLLQGEVGSGKTIVALRAMLQVVDAGGQAALLAPTEVLATQHARSIELMLGELAQAGRLGGSENATRVALLTGSLPTKARRAALLDVAGGAAGIVVGTHALIQEHVSFAELGFVVVDEQHRFGVEQRDALRGKAERPPHLLVMTATPIPRTVAMTVFGDLETSVLSELPKGRSPISTSVVGVREHPAWLARVWQRIIEEVGSGHQAFIVCPRIGDGQPESDSDPDDAPPEEAQASTRRSPLAATEVITMLADGALAGLRLGLLHGRLAPDEKDRVMSAFSAGDLDVLVSTTVVEVGVDVPNATVMVVLDAERFGVSQLHQLRGRIGRGSAAGVCLLVTETPEGSPSRERLDAVAATSDGFELAQLDLEQRREGDVLGASQSGRRSQLKLLSLLRDAEIIAEARDVANDLVVGDHLLRKHPELAAWLASLVDQSQVDFLEKA
- the coaD gene encoding pantetheine-phosphate adenylyltransferase, with the protein product MTESALVRRAICPGSFDPVTNGHLDIIGRSAALYDELVVAVFVNQSKSSMFSVDERIDMLTEATVAYPNVRIEAFQGLVVDYCRAHDIPVIVKGLRAVSDFDYELQMAQMNRNMAGVDTLFMPTNPEYSFLASSLVKEIANWSGDVSALVPPHVLQRLAERAKHHQRATDE
- the mutM gene encoding bifunctional DNA-formamidopyrimidine glycosylase/DNA-(apurinic or apyrimidinic site) lyase: MPELPEVETVRAGLERWIVGRTIESVEVSHPRAVRRHLPGAVDFSSRLAGRTVARVRRRGKYLWLELADSDLCVVGHLGMSGQLLIQPPEAPDERHLHVRVRFTDSGSQLRFVDQRTFGGLMLDELRPAVDLAGDTVPGQISHIARDPLDPALDEAALRRRMRARSSAIKRTLLDQSILSGVGNIYADESLWRSRLHPEQLTSRLNAPQFQRLLSDVRDVLNESLVAGGTSFDSLYVNVNGESGYFDRTLNAYGREDEPCRRCGTAIRRVSFMNRSSFFCPACQRTPRRVPGPARG
- the rsmD gene encoding 16S rRNA (guanine(966)-N(2))-methyltransferase RsmD; this translates as MTRIIAGLARGRRLSVAASGTRPTSDRAREGLFNSLQTMMDLDGVRILDLYAGSGAIGLEALSRGAAQATMVERTRAAAQVLRANVAAVGLPGAEVVEQPVELYLSSSISPGPEQQPRSGFDLVVADPPYAMPRGDLDPVLAALCRPGWLSPDAIVVVERSARGPALVWPPALEQIKAKRYGEAALWYGQQR
- a CDS encoding DUF177 domain-containing protein; this encodes MPEKTTPKHLDPRAPLVLDTRDLGRRPGAMLPLQRRVPAPAGLALDLVGVAEGATLTLDLQMQSVTEGVLITGTVSAPLQGECGRCLEAIDDELAAEICEMFAYPESTTDDTSEEDEVYRIVDDLLDLEPVVRDVVVLGLPMTPLCRPDCAGLCPTCGVALDDLPADHTHDTVDPRWAALAAFATEERSSQDRSAPAVSESDTQQ
- the rpmF gene encoding 50S ribosomal protein L32, encoding MAVPKRKMSRSNTRARRSQWKTTAVTLVTCPNRACGEQKLPHTACANCGQYDGRQVLAV
- the rnc gene encoding ribonuclease III, translated to MGVTGSEPVDQSELAAELGVTLDPELLRRALTHRSYSYENGALPHNERLEFLGDSVLGVVITETLYRTHPDLPEGKLAKLRSSVVNMRALAGVARGIGDEGLGSFVRLGRGEEATGGRDKTSILADTLEAILGAIYLEHGLTEAERVIHMLFDQIVSEAANHGAGLDWKTSLQELTAQLSIGVPEYVISSAGPDHLKTFTAQASVQGELFDACQGRNKKEAEQAAAEAAWRVLAERNVTAADTVAQP